From the genome of Methanoregula boonei 6A8:
TGTGTCCGGGGTCTATGTCACCAACAGCGGTGTCCTCACCCTGATCAATCCGACAATCACAACAAGCGGCGATTCATCATCCAACGATGCCAGCAGTTTCTATGGCCTTAATGCCGCGGTCCTGGTCAACCAGGGCAGCACCATGACAATTAAGGGTGGCACGATCGCATCGACCGGATCGGGTGCAAACGGCGTGATCTCTACAGGTACCGGCTCCTCGGCCACGCTTTCGGATGTCACCATCACGGCGTCCGGTGGCGGGGCACACGGGGTCATGGCAACTCTGGGAGGAAACATCACCCTTACTGATGTCAATATCGCGACCACAGGTGAAAGCGGAGCCCCTCTCGCCACTGATCGGGGCGGCGGCGTGATCACGGTTACCCGGGGAACATTTGAGAGCACCGGTCTGCGTTCACCGGGCATCTACTCGACCGGCATCATTTCGGTTAAGGATGCAACCATTGACGCTGAACCCGGAGCAGCCGTCATTGAAGGATTTAATTCCATCAGCCTCGATAACACGTCCCTTAGCGGAGGGAGCAGCACGTCCGATTGCGTGATGATCTACCAGAGCATGTCCGGCGATGCGTCTGAGGGTACCGGGACCTTTACAATGAACGGTGGCTCACTGACCGCGACCGGAGGGCCGCTCTTCTTTGTCACCAACACCCACGGAGTCGTCAACCTCAAAGGTGCAACGGTCACCACATCGGGATCGCTTATCCGGGCCGCAGCGTCCCAGTGGGGCACCACCGGTGAGAACGGGGGCATCGTCACATTTTCCGCTGACGGCGAAACCCTAGCCGGGAACGTGACCGCCGACAGTATCAGCTCGATTGATGTCAACCTGGAAAACGGATCCACGCTGACCGGTGCGATCAACCCGGCAGCCCTGACACTCGATGCGACAAGCACGTGGACAGTTACCGGGGACTCGGTACTGACAAGTCTCTCAGATGCGGGCGGGATCTCCGGGACAAATATCACGAACATCAACGGGAACGGCCACATGGTGACCTATGATGCGAGCCTTGCCGCAAACAGTGCGCTTGACGGGAAGACGTACACGCTTTCAGGTAGCGGAATGCTCAAGCCGGCATAAAATAAAAAACTCTAAACTTTTTTTGCAAGATCAGTCGAGGGGCTTACCGGTGAAAATAAGACCTGATCTCTCATAAAAAGTTTTAAAAAACAGAAAAAAATCTGAAATCTGAAAAAAAGAGCAGATCTAATTCTTTGCGAGTTTCAGGATCCGGATCGCAAGGTGTGCCGCGTTATCCCCGTTATCAACACCCACGCAAGCTACTGGCACACCTTTGGGCATCTGGACGATCGAGAGCAGGGCATCAAGGCCGTTCAAGGTCCCGCTGACCGGAACCCCAATCACCGGCTTGTCGGTCTTTGAAGCGATGACCCCCGGCAGCGCGGCCGAGAGGCCGGCTATAGCGATATAGATCCCGCTCGGGCAATTTTTGATATAGGCATCCAGTTTGTCCGGGTCCCGGTGGGCAGAGATGACCTGGTAGTCCCAGGTGATCTTGTGCTCGTCAAGAATCTTCTTTGCCTTGTCGGCAATTGCGGCATCGGATGCAGATCCGCAGATGATACTTACGTCTGCCATATTAAGCCATCCAAACTTATATCCCGTCTATATAAATATACTATTGGCAGATCCACATGGAAAAAGAATCACTCCTTATGCTTCCGGGCCCGGTACCGATGCCTGAACGGGTCAGGTTTGCAATGTCACGTCAGGCAATCAACCACCGGAGCGCCGAGTTTGGTGCGGTCTATGCAGACTGCGTCAGGGTTTTAAAGACCACGTTTGGGACCACCAACGATGTATTCGTGATCAGCGGGTCCGGCACGGCCGGCATGGAAGCCGCGGTCGCAAACTTCGGCCGGGACAAGGAGATCGCCTGTTTTGTGAACGGAAAGTTCGGCGAACGCCTCTATAAAATCAGCCAGCGTTACGGCAAAGCCCACGAGATCAAGTCAGAGTGGGGCACACCTCTTGACCTTGCGGCACTCGAAGCACAGCTCGAGGCGGGCGCACAGGTTGTCACTCTGGTTCACAACGAGACCTCGGCCGGGATCAAGAACCCGGCGGCAGAGATCGGGAAGCTCGCCCGCAAGCACGATGCGCTCTTTGTCATGGACGGCATCACTTCTGTCGGTGGCGACCTGGTCGAGACCGACAAGTGGGGAGTTGACGTCGCGATTGTCGGCTCGCAGAAGTGCCTTGCCGCACCGGCCGGCCTTGCCGCAGTCTCCGTGAGTGCCCGGGCATGGGAGCGGCTCACCAAGAACCCGCCGTACTACCTCGATCTTGCGGCGTACAAGAAAAGCGCTGCCGGGAAACCGATGGAGACCCCGTATACCCCGGCGGTCCCATTGTTCCTCGCTCTCCGCGAGGCCTGCCTTATTGTTGAGGAAGAGGGGCTTGCCAACCGGATTGCCCGGCACCAGAAGATGGCAAAGGCCGTCCGCGCCGCAGCTCAGGCATGGGGACTCTCTCTCTTCCCGAAACTCGATGCAAAGCACGAGTACGCAACGACTGTTACAGCGGTCTCGTATCCTGATGGTATTAGTGACGATGCGGTCAGGGCGACCATCAAGAAGCTGGGCATCACCATTGCCG
Proteins encoded in this window:
- a CDS encoding pyridoxal-phosphate-dependent aminotransferase family protein, which translates into the protein MEKESLLMLPGPVPMPERVRFAMSRQAINHRSAEFGAVYADCVRVLKTTFGTTNDVFVISGSGTAGMEAAVANFGRDKEIACFVNGKFGERLYKISQRYGKAHEIKSEWGTPLDLAALEAQLEAGAQVVTLVHNETSAGIKNPAAEIGKLARKHDALFVMDGITSVGGDLVETDKWGVDVAIVGSQKCLAAPAGLAAVSVSARAWERLTKNPPYYLDLAAYKKSAAGKPMETPYTPAVPLFLALREACLIVEEEGLANRIARHQKMAKAVRAAAQAWGLSLFPKLDAKHEYATTVTAVSYPDGISDDAVRATIKKLGITIAGGQDHLKGKIFRIGTMGAVSAPEILATLAATQHGLVKAGYKIKGNGVEAAAEVLE
- a CDS encoding autotransporter outer membrane beta-barrel domain-containing protein yields the protein MNYRFFTIASVMLLLAVVILAGCTSTTGATQAGGTSTSSGNPGPGGGNVTSMQNGPPSGMSFNGTAPGGAGPGGQPGPGGNSTTMGNAPSGSAPSGGMGAGGSGGPGSNSGASAYTFNGTYTLNGGTATKTGQTYTSATKDVSGVYVTNSGVLTLINPTITTSGDSSSNDASSFYGLNAAVLVNQGSTMTIKGGTIASTGSGANGVISTGTGSSATLSDVTITASGGGAHGVMATLGGNITLTDVNIATTGESGAPLATDRGGGVITVTRGTFESTGLRSPGIYSTGIISVKDATIDAEPGAAVIEGFNSISLDNTSLSGGSSTSDCVMIYQSMSGDASEGTGTFTMNGGSLTATGGPLFFVTNTHGVVNLKGATVTTSGSLIRAAASQWGTTGENGGIVTFSADGETLAGNVTADSISSIDVNLENGSTLTGAINPAALTLDATSTWTVTGDSVLTSLSDAGGISGTNITNINGNGHMVTYDASLAANSALDGKTYTLSGSGMLKPA
- the purE gene encoding 5-(carboxyamino)imidazole ribonucleotide mutase, producing the protein MADVSIICGSASDAAIADKAKKILDEHKITWDYQVISAHRDPDKLDAYIKNCPSGIYIAIAGLSAALPGVIASKTDKPVIGVPVSGTLNGLDALLSIVQMPKGVPVACVGVDNGDNAAHLAIRILKLAKN